Proteins co-encoded in one Flavobacterium fluviale genomic window:
- a CDS encoding RrF2 family transcriptional regulator yields MLSKKTKYGIKALTYLARRENNEPVQIAEIAKSEHISIKFLESILLLLRNSGFLGAKKGKGGGYYLIKDPKDISMAKVYRILEGPIALLPCASHNFYERCDDCDDESTCAARRLMTEVRDNTLKILESNSLADIAF; encoded by the coding sequence ATGCTTTCAAAGAAAACAAAATACGGAATTAAAGCCCTTACATATTTAGCCAGGAGAGAAAATAATGAACCTGTACAAATTGCTGAAATTGCGAAAAGTGAACATATTTCAATCAAATTTTTAGAAAGTATTTTATTGCTTTTGAGAAACTCTGGTTTTCTTGGAGCCAAAAAAGGAAAAGGTGGCGGTTATTACCTAATCAAAGATCCTAAGGATATCAGTATGGCAAAAGTATACCGTATTCTGGAAGGTCCAATTGCATTATTGCCATGTGCTAGTCATAATTTCTACGAAAGATGCGATGACTGCGATGATGAATCGACTTGTGCTGCTCGACGTTTAATGACAGAAGTTAGAGATAATACACTTAAAATATTAGAAAGTAATTCTTTAGCAGATATTGCTTTTTAG
- a CDS encoding trans-sulfuration enzyme family protein, with product MNKEEFGFETQAIRTQLERSQYLEHSVPLYLSSSFVFEDAEDMRASFTEEKERNIYSRFSNPNTSEFVDKICKMEGADSGYAFATGMAAVYSTFAALLNSGDHIVSASSVFGSTHALFMTYFPKWNIETSYFEINKPETIESFIKPNTKILYAESPTNPGVDVIDLELLGNIAKKHNLILIIDNCFATPYLQQPIKFGAHLVIHSATKLIDGQGRVLGGVTVGDAELIRQIYLFSRNTGPALSPFNAWVLSKSLETLAVRVDRHCENALKVAEFLESHPNVNSVKYPFLKSHPQYEIAKKQMKAGGNIIAFEIKGGIEAGRKFLNSIQLCSLSANIGDTRTIVTHPASTTHSKLSEEDQLAVGITQGLVRVSVGLETVEDVIADLKQALA from the coding sequence ATGAATAAAGAAGAATTTGGTTTTGAAACACAAGCCATCAGAACACAATTAGAAAGATCACAGTATTTAGAGCATTCGGTGCCTTTGTACCTTTCATCAAGCTTCGTTTTTGAAGATGCTGAAGATATGAGAGCTTCGTTTACAGAAGAAAAAGAAAGAAATATTTACAGCCGTTTCAGTAATCCAAACACATCAGAATTTGTGGATAAGATCTGCAAAATGGAAGGTGCAGATTCTGGTTATGCTTTTGCAACGGGAATGGCTGCAGTATATTCTACTTTTGCAGCATTGTTAAATTCTGGAGATCATATTGTTTCTGCAAGCAGTGTTTTTGGTTCGACTCATGCTTTGTTTATGACTTATTTTCCAAAATGGAATATCGAAACTTCGTATTTTGAGATTAATAAGCCAGAAACAATCGAGAGTTTTATTAAGCCAAACACCAAAATATTATACGCCGAATCTCCGACAAATCCAGGAGTTGATGTAATTGATTTAGAATTGTTAGGAAATATTGCTAAAAAACACAATCTGATTTTAATAATCGACAACTGTTTTGCAACACCTTATTTACAGCAGCCAATTAAATTTGGAGCGCATTTGGTTATCCATTCAGCAACAAAATTAATCGACGGACAAGGACGTGTTTTAGGAGGAGTAACAGTTGGTGATGCAGAGTTAATCAGACAGATTTATTTGTTCTCTAGAAACACAGGTCCGGCTTTATCGCCATTTAATGCTTGGGTTCTTTCAAAAAGTTTAGAGACACTGGCCGTTCGTGTTGACAGACACTGCGAAAATGCTCTAAAAGTTGCTGAGTTTTTAGAAAGCCATCCAAATGTAAACAGCGTAAAATATCCGTTTTTGAAATCGCATCCGCAATATGAAATTGCGAAAAAGCAGATGAAAGCTGGCGGTAACATCATCGCATTTGAGATTAAAGGCGGAATTGAAGCAGGAAGAAAGTTCTTGAATTCAATACAACTTTGTTCATTGTCTGCAAATATTGGAGACACCAGAACAATTGTTACGCATCCGGCTTCTACAACACACAGCAAATTATCTGAAGAGGATCAATTAGCAGTTGGAATTACGCAAGGTCTTGTTCGTGTTTCCGTAGGTTTAGAAACGGTAGAAGATGTAATTGCAGATTTGAAACAGGCACTAGCTTAA
- a CDS encoding RDD family protein has protein sequence MSTSIYVVEKKIVTSDRDRFFNGIIDFVFIVAVIFVFTFLVVITGNVFQWDIYRVWVEVMIDLGVVGTYLSFAIIYYLLLESIFGLTIGKIITGSVVVDKNGKTPSFKIICIRTFCRLIPFEALSFLSKSAKFWHDSISKTYVVEKKDLKNAMEIFYSLNSIGINDGN, from the coding sequence TTGAGCACTTCTATTTATGTTGTTGAAAAAAAAATAGTAACATCGGACCGCGATCGTTTCTTTAACGGCATTATTGATTTTGTGTTTATAGTAGCTGTCATATTTGTTTTTACTTTTCTTGTTGTCATTACGGGAAATGTTTTTCAATGGGACATTTATAGGGTCTGGGTAGAAGTTATGATAGATCTTGGAGTTGTAGGAACGTACCTTTCTTTTGCAATTATTTATTATTTGCTTTTAGAAAGCATTTTTGGACTAACAATTGGTAAAATTATCACAGGAAGTGTTGTAGTAGATAAAAATGGCAAAACACCAAGTTTTAAGATTATTTGCATTAGAACTTTTTGTCGCTTAATTCCTTTTGAGGCATTATCGTTCTTAAGTAAATCAGCGAAATTTTGGCATGATTCTATTTCTAAAACTTATGTTGTAGAGAAAAAAGACTTAAAAAATGCCATGGAAATCTTTTATAGTTTGAATTCAATTGGAATAAATGATGGAAATTAA
- a CDS encoding sulfite exporter TauE/SafE family protein has protein sequence MDFQIGLVIAGLAVGFIVGLTGVGGGSLMTPILLYFGIPPTTAVGTDLLYAAFTKAGGIFVHNKKGNINWKITGWLTLGSVPAALITLWILNSIKTDIETINRVIKYSLGWALLFTSIAIIFKNRILKFSQKHAGDKFHSESHTQNMLTIGIGVLLGATVTLTSIGAGALGTVTLFFLYPLLPTPRLVGTEIAHAVPLTLVAGIGHASMGNLDLALLGQLLMGSLPGIYIGSSLSGKVPDLFLRNAIAVMLFLAGYKLIF, from the coding sequence ATGGATTTTCAGATTGGTCTTGTGATTGCGGGGTTAGCAGTTGGTTTTATCGTTGGATTAACAGGTGTTGGAGGCGGTTCTTTAATGACTCCAATTTTATTATATTTTGGCATACCGCCTACCACAGCAGTAGGAACAGATTTATTATATGCTGCTTTTACGAAAGCTGGAGGAATATTTGTACATAATAAAAAAGGAAATATAAACTGGAAAATTACGGGATGGCTGACCTTAGGAAGTGTTCCTGCCGCTTTGATAACGTTATGGATTCTAAACAGTATTAAAACAGATATCGAAACTATAAATCGTGTAATTAAATACAGTTTAGGCTGGGCATTATTGTTTACTTCTATCGCAATTATATTTAAAAACAGAATTTTAAAGTTTTCTCAGAAACATGCCGGCGATAAATTCCACAGCGAAAGCCATACTCAAAATATGCTGACTATTGGGATTGGAGTATTATTGGGCGCGACTGTAACTTTAACTTCTATTGGAGCGGGAGCCTTAGGAACTGTGACTTTGTTTTTTCTTTATCCGCTTTTACCAACTCCGCGCTTGGTAGGAACTGAAATTGCTCATGCTGTTCCTTTAACTTTAGTTGCTGGAATTGGACATGCTTCTATGGGAAATTTAGATTTAGCGCTTTTAGGACAATTATTAATGGGATCTCTTCCCGGGATTTATATTGGAAGCAGTTTAAGCGGAAAAGTTCCTGATTTATTTTTGAGAAATGCTATTGCTGTAATGCTTTTTCTAGCAGGATATAAATTGATTTTTTAG